The Prevotella sp. E9-3 genome has a window encoding:
- a CDS encoding FtsL-like putative cell division protein — MKEKDPNDKQKIVEIDAKEQESMSTLRQLKESVTEDDDAPASSLSLRTILGGDLLTADMVRRQVWLCLLIALFLTVYVAFRYQCQQDMIDIAQLENQLTDAKFKALSSSSSLTERCRESHVLNVLRAHQDSTLHSSNQPPFKIYIPEQ, encoded by the coding sequence ATGAAAGAAAAGGATCCAAACGACAAGCAGAAGATTGTTGAGATTGATGCAAAAGAGCAAGAGTCTATGTCAACACTCCGACAATTGAAAGAGAGTGTGACGGAAGACGACGATGCTCCTGCCAGTTCTCTGTCACTGCGAACCATCTTAGGCGGCGATCTGCTTACGGCCGATATGGTGCGCCGACAGGTGTGGCTCTGTCTGTTGATAGCCCTTTTTCTGACCGTCTATGTAGCTTTCCGCTATCAATGTCAACAGGACATGATTGATATTGCCCAACTGGAAAACCAGCTGACAGATGCAAAGTTCAAGGCTCTGTCGAGCTCGAGCAGTCTGACAGAACGCTGTCGTGAGAGCCATGTACTCAATGTACTGAGAGCCCACCAGGACAGTACGCTTCACAGCAGCAATCAGCCACCTTTCAAAATATATATACCGGAGCAATAA
- the rsmH gene encoding 16S rRNA (cytosine(1402)-N(4))-methyltransferase RsmH → MIITAETYHVPVLLHESIDGLAIQPNGIYVDVTFGGGGHSKEILRRLGPKGHLFSFDQDADAEKNIVNDDRFTFVRSNFRYLKNWMRYYKVDHIDGLLADLGVSSHHFDDEERGFSFRYDAPLDMRMNQRAGTTAAEILNNYSEEQLADILYIYGELKQARKLAKTIVKARAKKSIETTGDLLTILGVEAIEENAQLSIVNAQLKKDLARLFQAMRIEVNHEMEALKEMLTSAQELLGKGGRLSVITYHSLEDRIVKNMMKAGNAEGKVEQDFFGRVNAPLKMIEKVITPSADELEQNPRSRSAKLRIAEKN, encoded by the coding sequence ATGATTATCACTGCTGAAACATATCATGTTCCCGTGCTTTTGCATGAGAGTATCGATGGGCTGGCTATCCAGCCCAACGGTATTTATGTGGACGTAACTTTCGGCGGTGGAGGACACTCGAAAGAGATTCTCCGTCGATTGGGGCCAAAAGGCCATTTGTTCAGCTTTGATCAGGACGCAGATGCCGAGAAAAATATTGTCAATGACGACAGGTTCACTTTCGTAAGGAGTAATTTCAGATACCTCAAAAACTGGATGCGCTACTATAAGGTTGATCACATTGACGGATTGCTGGCCGATCTGGGAGTTTCTAGTCATCATTTCGATGACGAGGAGCGAGGATTCTCGTTCAGATATGACGCCCCACTGGATATGCGCATGAACCAGCGCGCCGGCACTACAGCAGCAGAAATTCTTAACAACTACAGCGAAGAGCAACTGGCCGACATACTGTACATCTATGGAGAACTGAAACAGGCACGGAAGCTGGCCAAGACCATCGTGAAAGCCCGCGCCAAGAAAAGCATAGAGACTACGGGCGATTTGCTGACGATTCTGGGAGTGGAGGCAATAGAAGAGAATGCTCAATTATCAATTGTCAATGCTCAATTGAAGAAAGACCTCGCCCGACTGTTTCAGGCCATGCGCATAGAGGTGAACCACGAAATGGAAGCCCTGAAAGAGATGCTGACAAGTGCGCAAGAACTATTGGGAAAGGGAGGACGACTCAGTGTGATCACCTATCATTCGCTAGAAGACCGCATAGTTAAAAACATGATGAAAGCGGGCAATGCAGAGGGGAAAGTAGAACAGGACTTCTTCGGTCGTGTAAATGCACCACTCAAAATGATAGAGAAAGTCATCACTCCTTCTGCCGATGAACTGGAACAGAATCCACGAAGTCGCAGTGCAAAATTGAGAATTGCTGAGAAGAACTAA
- a CDS encoding division/cell wall cluster transcriptional repressor MraZ, with translation MRFLGNVEAKTDAKGRVFLPATFRKQLQTAGEEQLVLRTDVHGKCLVLYPESAWNKRLDEITAKVSEWDEEEQMVLRAFMAEAEVLTLDSNGRFLISKRLLQAAEIDQSVRFIGMDDTIEIWASEKTEQPFMPQKEFAAKLKVIMNKSI, from the coding sequence ATGCGATTTTTAGGTAACGTAGAAGCCAAAACAGACGCTAAAGGACGCGTTTTCCTGCCCGCCACATTCCGCAAGCAGCTACAGACTGCCGGCGAGGAACAGCTGGTGCTGCGCACAGACGTCCATGGAAAATGTTTGGTACTCTACCCCGAAAGTGCATGGAACAAGAGACTGGACGAGATTACTGCAAAGGTATCAGAATGGGACGAAGAGGAACAGATGGTACTCAGAGCATTTATGGCCGAGGCCGAGGTACTGACTTTGGACAGCAACGGGCGATTTCTCATTTCAAAAAGACTGCTACAGGCAGCGGAAATAGACCAGTCGGTAAGATTTATTGGCATGGACGACACTATAGAGATCTGGGCATCTGAGAAGACGGAACAGCCATTCATGCCACAAAAAGAATTTGCAGCGAAGCTAAAAGTCATCATGAACAAATCAATATAA
- a CDS encoding 1-acyl-sn-glycerol-3-phosphate acyltransferase, with protein sequence MSILTEKTIDIENVLKSKMGPKSKWVPGFVVAWLRHIIHEDWLNKFLWDARDLQGTPWLEASLDYLGTKVIVEGLENLPDKNDGKLYTFVSNHPMGGIDGVALGSVIGKHYDDRFRYLVNDLLMNLPGLAPLCIPINTTTKKSRSFPQLIEAGFQGDYHLLMFPAGLCSRRRKDVICDLPWKKTFITKSVECQRDVVPIFFGGRNSDFFYRLSNFSDRYVKKINIAMLFLVDEMYKNRGNTFHVKIGKPIPWQTFDQSKTPQQWAEYVKEKVYSL encoded by the coding sequence ATGAGCATTTTAACCGAGAAGACAATTGACATAGAAAATGTTCTGAAAAGCAAGATGGGGCCTAAGTCAAAGTGGGTGCCCGGTTTTGTTGTCGCCTGGTTGCGTCATATTATTCATGAGGATTGGCTGAACAAATTCCTTTGGGATGCTCGCGACCTTCAAGGAACTCCGTGGTTAGAGGCTTCGTTAGACTATCTGGGAACTAAGGTGATAGTTGAAGGTTTGGAGAATCTGCCCGACAAGAACGACGGTAAGTTATACACCTTTGTTTCCAACCATCCCATGGGTGGTATCGATGGAGTGGCCCTCGGTTCTGTAATAGGTAAGCACTATGACGACCGGTTTCGCTATCTTGTCAACGATTTGCTCATGAACTTGCCTGGTCTTGCTCCTCTCTGTATTCCCATTAACACCACCACGAAGAAAAGTCGTTCGTTCCCCCAGCTCATTGAAGCCGGATTTCAAGGCGATTATCACTTGCTGATGTTTCCGGCAGGCTTGTGTTCCCGTCGTCGAAAGGATGTGATATGTGACCTTCCGTGGAAAAAGACTTTCATCACCAAAAGCGTTGAGTGTCAGCGTGATGTGGTGCCCATCTTCTTCGGTGGCCGTAATAGTGATTTCTTCTATCGCCTGTCCAATTTCAGTGACCGTTATGTGAAGAAAATCAATATTGCCATGCTCTTCCTGGTTGATGAGATGTATAAGAATCGTGGCAACACTTTCCATGTGAAAATTGGAAAGCCCATTCCCTGGCAAACCTTCGATCAGTCGAAGACACCCCAGCAGTGGGCAGAGTATGTGAAAGAAAAAGTGTATTCGTTATAA